A segment of the Amycolatopsis thermophila genome:
GAGTCGCGGTGTTCCGGGTGGACTCGATGGCGCGCGCGACGTTCGCGCTCCTGGCGTCGTTCGTCTTCGCCGCCGGGACCGTGCTGCTGCTGAACCTGGCCTACCTGGGCATTCTCGTGGTCCTCATGATGATCATGGAGATGGTCGTCATGGTGGTCTTCATGATCATGTACATGATGAACCCGGCCGGGTTGATGCCGATGACCATGGTGCACAACCAGAAGGGTTCGCTGGCGATCGCCGGCGGGGTGTTCGCCGCACTGGTCGCGGGCATCTTCCTGATCCCCTGGCCCACGTCGGGCGATCCCCGGCCGGCCGACCCCACGCGGGCGCTCGGTGAGGCCCTGATGGGGTCGAAGATGCTGGTGATGATGGTGCTGGGGCTGTGCCTGTTCGCCACCATGGTGGCCACCGTCGTCCTGGCGACACACCGGGGCCGTTACGACCGTTATGGCGACCGGCTCGACGCCAAGCATCCCGACGACCCGGTGCGAGGGGGCTTGAACCGGTGATCCTGCAACAGTTCCTGCTCCTGGCCGCGGCGCTGTTCAGCGTCGGCCTCTACGGCGCGCTCTCCCAGCAGTCCATCGTGATGATCATGATGGGGCTGGAGCTGATGGCCAACGCGGTCATCGTGGCGGCGTCGGCGTACTGGTACTTCGCCTCGCCCAGCCGCCCCGACGGCCAGGTCGTGGTGGTCGTCGCGCTCGTGCTGATGGCGGTGGACA
Coding sequences within it:
- a CDS encoding NADH-quinone oxidoreductase subunit J, whose protein sequence is MWAQIAFWVCAVGSVVTGVAVFRVDSMARATFALLASFVFAAGTVLLLNLAYLGILVVLMMIMEMVVMVVFMIMYMMNPAGLMPMTMVHNQKGSLAIAGGVFAALVAGIFLIPWPTSGDPRPADPTRALGEALMGSKMLVMMVLGLCLFATMVATVVLATHRGRYDRYGDRLDAKHPDDPVRGGLNR
- the nuoK gene encoding NADH-quinone oxidoreductase subunit NuoK, which gives rise to MILQQFLLLAAALFSVGLYGALSQQSIVMIMMGLELMANAVIVAASAYWYFASPSRPDGQVVVVVALVLMAVDMAIGFAVTTAIFRRRDVDMTDSAADLKG